In a single window of the Melioribacteraceae bacterium genome:
- a CDS encoding zinc ribbon domain-containing protein, which translates to MPNYDYKCLDCGVTFELFQKITDEPIKNCIKCNGHVKRLIGAGSGPIFKGTGFYQTDYKNKSLESKKDTSSSIKTDKK; encoded by the coding sequence ATGCCAAATTATGATTATAAATGTTTAGACTGTGGAGTAACATTTGAGTTATTTCAAAAAATTACTGATGAACCAATTAAAAATTGTATTAAGTGTAATGGACATGTGAAGCGATTGATCGGAGCGGGCTCTGGTCCGATATTTAAAGGTACTGGTTTCTATCAAACTGATTATAAAAATAAATCTTTAGAATCAAAAAAGGATACTAGCTCAAGCATTAAGACTGATAAAAAGTAA
- a CDS encoding 50S ribosomal protein L25, translating into MSEITVNAKKREISTKGAVNQLRTSGYVPGIYYAKGSDPINLSVLASSLKPLVYTSETHIVNLTVDDDQNLKAILKNVQFDPVSDKIIHCDFQGISADQTIELEVPIAITGQAKGVRDGGVLSHSIHKVLVSCLPAQIPDHITLDISNLELGKAIHVKDINIEGVKIMHPEEMIIVSVNAPRVAEASAADGEAKAEPEVIGKGKPAGDED; encoded by the coding sequence ATGTCTGAAATAACAGTAAATGCGAAAAAAAGAGAAATTTCCACTAAGGGAGCTGTAAACCAGCTTAGAACTAGTGGATATGTTCCCGGAATTTATTATGCAAAAGGTTCCGACCCAATCAATCTATCAGTTCTGGCAAGTTCATTAAAACCACTGGTTTATACTTCCGAAACTCATATAGTAAATCTAACGGTTGATGACGACCAAAATTTGAAAGCTATTCTTAAAAATGTTCAATTTGATCCGGTATCCGACAAAATTATTCATTGCGATTTCCAAGGAATTTCAGCTGATCAAACAATTGAATTGGAAGTTCCTATTGCTATTACCGGTCAAGCAAAAGGTGTAAGAGACGGCGGCGTTCTATCTCACTCAATTCACAAAGTTTTGGTTTCCTGCTTACCCGCACAAATTCCAGATCATATTACGCTTGATATTTCCAATCTTGAATTAGGAAAAGCTATTCATGTGAAAGATATAAATATTGAGGGTGTAAAAATTATGCATCCAGAAGAAATGATTATAGTATCAGTAAATGCCCCGCGCGTTGCTGAAGCTTCTGCAGCTGATGGTGAAGCTAAAGCTGAACCTGAGGTAATTGGCAAAGGTAAACCTGCAGGCGATGAGGATTAA
- the pth gene encoding aminoacyl-tRNA hydrolase, whose protein sequence is MRGIIGLGNPGFKYQLTRHNIGFLILDRFAEKHNLQFKPSKYDFYYSEGTLGPSDFFLIKPTTFMNLSGIAVLNAMEHFNSNISELLIIYDDLYTQFPQIRIRNKGGDGGHNGIKSIIYHLNTNEFARIKMGIGQQSPINNLSNFVLDNFSEVELKKLDESFPLLMELIEHFIIGGYQKSLNHFSKKSKELKKELNNQKDYREGTS, encoded by the coding sequence TTGCGAGGGATAATTGGGCTGGGTAATCCCGGTTTTAAGTATCAACTAACTCGCCATAACATTGGTTTTCTGATTTTAGATCGGTTTGCTGAAAAACATAATCTTCAATTTAAGCCCTCAAAGTATGATTTTTATTATTCGGAAGGAACGTTAGGCCCTTCCGATTTTTTTTTGATTAAACCCACCACATTTATGAACCTAAGTGGTATTGCAGTTTTAAATGCAATGGAACACTTTAACTCAAACATTAGTGAACTACTGATTATTTACGATGATTTATACACCCAGTTCCCCCAAATCAGAATTAGAAATAAGGGAGGCGATGGAGGTCATAATGGAATCAAATCAATTATTTATCATCTTAATACAAATGAATTTGCTAGAATTAAAATGGGAATTGGGCAACAGTCTCCAATAAATAATTTGTCCAATTTTGTTCTTGATAACTTTTCTGAAGTTGAACTTAAAAAGTTGGATGAATCGTTCCCTTTACTTATGGAATTAATAGAGCATTTTATCATTGGCGGTTATCAAAAATCGTTAAATCATTTCAGCAAGAAATCTAAAGAATTAAAAAAAGAACTTAATAACCAAAAGGATTATCGAGAGGGCACTTCATGA
- a CDS encoding PD40 domain-containing protein, with protein MRRSILIFTTIYFLAIPLLAQFGQNKVNYKTMDWFYIQTKHFDIYFYEGGETIAEFTAKIAEESLQRIQKDINYQLNNRIALIVYNSHNDFQENNVTDEYIGKGTGGFTEPFKNRVVFPFEGNYQKFQHVIAHELVHAVMRDMYYGGTVQNIISRGITLQLPLWFWEGTAEFLSQGWETNTDMFIRNAIITEWLPDINRLDGYLAYRGGQSVFRYIADTYGRQKIGEILNKVQSLGSLEAAIKNTLGINLEELNERWKKSIKKEFWPDIAVKSDPDEFAKRLTDNKKERGFYNTSPALSPQGDKIAFISDRDIYLDVYLMSAQDGKMIKKIVESGKTTDFEELNLLYPSLSWAPDNIRVALASKAEGYNIITIIDTETDKKTELPLRMSGIESVSWSRDGNKIAFIGYNETQSDIYIYDFSLNNVTNITNDIFSEADIAWSPDGSTIVFSSDRGNYVIGSQTPEEFRMYKHNYKQIDLYSIQLETNKIERITNWELSNEKFPVFSSDGNDILFISDKNGSNNIYRYKITNSDSASSKAYNNLPKPITNSISDIGQLSISYDGKKLVFSALYNLGYNIFLLSNPFDAEVIGDSLPYTKYMASLVDAKLNNGKSIFKETVLDSLEKNVVQFKQESEMEQTQIDSTSQRPSIFVGQYVSDKPEKEDSSKIDYSRFVFGGNDMKIDSSRIKIREEMFTESLDDEGNYLVNRYKINFTPDIVYANAGYSTLYGLLGTTILSFSDVLGNHRLIGQTSLQIDIKNSDYGLAYYYLKERLDLGVQAFHTARFLYQNGFFGSELYRFRNFGLVGYASYPLDRFNRVDFGLSFMSVSAENLDNPFVAIDRNSFLIPSIGYVKDNTLWGYYSPIEGSRYFLNLFGDPGLIKSRQSFYSLTFDYRKYWRFWFDNGLVARISGGISGGGNPQRFFVGGTENWINRNFATGGVPINNSSDFAFLSPVMPLRGYDYAEKLGTKYTLANVELRMPLIRYLLTGPLPLFFQNILGTAFIDAGSAWDNTSKLKLIGKNNNDKTVTNDLLIGTGVGFRLYFLFLWRVDIAWKYDFDKFSAPRYYLSIGLDF; from the coding sequence ATGAGAAGATCAATTTTAATTTTTACCACCATATATTTTTTGGCAATACCACTTTTAGCGCAGTTCGGACAAAATAAAGTAAATTACAAGACTATGGATTGGTTTTACATTCAAACCAAACATTTTGATATTTACTTTTATGAGGGTGGTGAAACTATTGCTGAGTTCACAGCAAAAATTGCCGAAGAATCTCTTCAACGAATTCAAAAAGATATTAACTATCAACTAAATAACAGAATAGCGCTGATTGTCTATAATTCGCATAATGATTTTCAAGAGAATAATGTAACTGATGAATATATTGGCAAAGGCACCGGAGGTTTTACCGAACCTTTTAAAAATAGAGTGGTGTTCCCTTTTGAAGGTAATTATCAAAAATTTCAGCATGTTATTGCCCATGAATTAGTTCATGCGGTCATGCGCGATATGTATTATGGAGGGACTGTACAAAATATAATTAGTCGTGGTATTACCCTTCAATTACCCCTCTGGTTCTGGGAAGGAACTGCAGAATTTCTATCGCAAGGATGGGAAACAAATACAGATATGTTTATTCGAAATGCTATAATCACTGAATGGCTCCCTGATATTAATAGATTGGATGGTTACTTAGCCTACAGAGGTGGACAATCTGTGTTCAGATATATTGCTGATACTTATGGAAGACAGAAAATCGGTGAAATTCTTAATAAAGTACAATCATTAGGTTCTCTTGAAGCTGCTATCAAAAATACTCTTGGAATTAATTTAGAAGAATTAAATGAACGCTGGAAAAAAAGTATTAAAAAAGAATTTTGGCCAGATATCGCAGTTAAATCAGACCCTGATGAGTTTGCCAAAAGATTGACTGATAATAAAAAAGAAAGAGGTTTTTATAATACAAGTCCCGCACTCTCACCACAAGGAGATAAGATTGCATTCATTTCCGATAGAGATATTTATCTGGATGTTTATTTGATGAGTGCACAAGATGGAAAAATGATAAAAAAAATTGTTGAGAGTGGCAAGACTACCGATTTTGAAGAATTGAATCTTTTGTATCCGTCATTATCGTGGGCTCCAGATAACATAAGAGTAGCACTAGCTTCAAAAGCGGAAGGATACAATATTATTACAATAATAGACACGGAAACGGACAAGAAAACAGAGCTCCCTCTACGAATGTCAGGTATCGAGTCTGTTAGCTGGTCTCGTGATGGAAATAAAATTGCATTCATCGGTTACAACGAAACACAATCTGATATCTATATTTATGATTTCTCATTAAATAATGTTACAAATATTACAAATGATATTTTTTCAGAGGCTGATATTGCTTGGTCTCCAGATGGAAGTACAATTGTATTTTCATCTGATCGAGGTAACTATGTGATTGGGTCACAAACACCGGAAGAGTTCAGGATGTACAAACACAATTACAAGCAAATTGACTTATACTCAATTCAATTAGAGACAAATAAAATTGAACGTATTACCAATTGGGAGTTAAGCAACGAAAAATTTCCTGTCTTTTCCAGTGATGGTAACGACATACTATTTATATCCGATAAAAATGGATCAAACAATATCTATAGATATAAAATTACAAATTCTGATTCAGCATCAAGTAAGGCATATAATAATTTACCAAAGCCAATTACTAATTCAATAAGTGATATTGGCCAGCTCTCTATTTCTTATGATGGGAAAAAATTAGTATTCTCAGCTTTGTATAATTTAGGTTACAATATTTTTCTTCTAAGCAATCCATTCGATGCGGAAGTAATTGGTGATTCACTCCCCTATACAAAATATATGGCTTCCCTTGTGGATGCTAAATTAAATAATGGGAAATCCATTTTTAAGGAAACAGTTCTTGATTCATTAGAAAAGAACGTTGTGCAATTTAAACAAGAGTCGGAAATGGAACAGACTCAAATCGATTCAACTTCTCAAAGACCTTCAATATTTGTTGGTCAATATGTATCTGATAAACCAGAAAAAGAAGATTCCTCAAAAATAGATTACAGTCGTTTTGTATTTGGTGGCAATGACATGAAAATAGACAGTTCTAGAATTAAGATTAGAGAAGAAATGTTTACCGAAAGTTTAGATGATGAGGGAAATTATTTGGTAAACCGATACAAAATAAATTTCACACCCGATATTGTATATGCAAATGCTGGGTATTCAACTCTTTATGGATTATTGGGCACCACAATACTATCATTTAGTGATGTTTTGGGAAATCATAGGTTAATTGGACAAACAAGTTTACAGATTGATATTAAAAATAGTGATTATGGATTAGCATACTACTATTTAAAAGAAAGGTTAGATCTTGGTGTTCAAGCTTTTCATACTGCAAGGTTTTTATATCAAAATGGATTTTTTGGAAGTGAATTATACAGATTCAGAAATTTTGGATTAGTAGGTTACGCCAGCTATCCTCTCGATAGATTTAACAGAGTAGATTTTGGTTTAAGCTTTATGAGCGTTTCCGCTGAGAATTTAGATAATCCCTTTGTAGCCATTGATAGAAATTCATTTTTAATTCCATCGATCGGATACGTAAAAGATAATACATTGTGGGGATATTACTCACCTATTGAGGGATCAAGATATTTCCTTAATTTATTTGGAGATCCAGGATTAATTAAGAGTCGCCAAAGTTTTTATTCATTGACATTTGACTATAGGAAATACTGGAGATTTTGGTTTGATAATGGTTTGGTTGCAAGAATTTCTGGAGGTATTAGCGGGGGCGGGAATCCTCAACGGTTTTTTGTGGGGGGTACAGAAAATTGGATTAATAGAAATTTTGCAACTGGAGGGGTGCCAATAAATAATTCGAGCGATTTCGCCTTTTTGAGCCCTGTTATGCCATTGCGTGGATATGATTATGCTGAAAAACTGGGGACAAAATATACACTTGCCAACGTTGAATTAAGGATGCCCTTGATCAGATATTTATTAACAGGTCCACTTCCCCTATTCTTCCAGAATATTTTAGGAACTGCTTTTATTGATGCTGGTTCTGCCTGGGATAATACAAGCAAGTTGAAACTAATTGGTAAGAATAATAATGATAAAACAGTGACTAATGATTTACTAATTGGAACTGGTGTTGGATTCCGATTGTACTTTTTATTTTTATGGAGAGTTGATATAGCTTGGAAATATGATTTTGATAAATTTTCTGCTCCCCGATATTATTTATCCATCGGACTTGATTTCTAA
- a CDS encoding sodium-translocating pyrophosphatase has translation MIDLLYIIPFFGLAALFYSYYKNSWISKQDPGTKKMQEIAGHIREGAIAFLKTEYKILAVFVVTVAAILAFSNRNQSDSSWLIALSFLVGAFASALAGYLGMIAATKANVRTTQAATKGLGQALQIAFSGGAIMGMNVVGLGIFGLSILFIFYNYLWDASSVDSLARIINVLSGFSLGASSIALFARVGGGIYTKAADVGADLAGKVYEGIPEDDPRNPAVIADNVGDNVGDVAGMGADLFESYVGAIVGTMVLGAIFADPNVPEIGLEAVLLPLFLAAAGIVTSIFGATLVRVKEGGNPQKALNLGEFAAAGLMLLASYIIIKIVLPESWVHNNFTYTQLGIFSATVIGLVAGVLVGLVTEYYTSTDHAPVKSIANQSITGVATNIISGLGVGMISTAIPILIIAAAIIGSYLSSNLYGIAIAALGMLSTTGIQLAVDAYGPISDNAGGIAEMSELPKEVRERTDKLDAVGNTTAAIGKGFAIGSAALTTLALFSAYMHQAEISSIDISNPIIMAGLFVGAMLPFLFSALSMNAVGKAAKQMIIEVGRQFREIKGLREGTAKAEYSKCVEISTQAAIKEMIIPGILAVSIPVIVGFTNKEMLAGLLGGVTTSGVLLAIFQSNAGGAWDNAKKLIESGIMIDGFHYSKGTDAHKAAVVGDTVGDPFKDTSGPSLNILIKLMSVVSLVIAPLIK, from the coding sequence ATGATTGACTTATTATATATCATTCCATTTTTTGGACTTGCCGCACTATTTTATTCTTACTACAAAAATTCATGGATTAGCAAACAAGATCCTGGCACAAAAAAAATGCAGGAAATAGCGGGGCATATACGAGAAGGAGCCATCGCATTCTTAAAAACCGAATATAAAATATTAGCAGTATTTGTTGTTACCGTTGCGGCTATTTTAGCATTTTCCAATAGAAATCAATCCGATTCATCATGGCTTATTGCATTGTCGTTTCTTGTCGGGGCTTTTGCTTCAGCATTAGCTGGTTATTTGGGTATGATTGCGGCAACAAAAGCTAATGTGCGAACCACTCAAGCCGCGACAAAAGGATTAGGACAGGCTCTGCAAATTGCGTTTTCTGGTGGAGCAATTATGGGGATGAATGTTGTGGGTCTCGGTATTTTTGGATTAAGTATTCTCTTCATATTTTATAATTATTTATGGGATGCATCAAGTGTTGATTCATTAGCTAGGATAATAAATGTGTTATCCGGATTCTCCTTGGGCGCATCTTCTATTGCTCTATTTGCTAGAGTTGGTGGTGGAATTTATACCAAAGCCGCAGATGTAGGGGCGGATTTGGCCGGAAAAGTTTATGAAGGAATACCTGAAGATGATCCGAGAAATCCTGCAGTTATTGCAGATAACGTTGGCGATAATGTTGGTGATGTTGCCGGAATGGGCGCCGATCTATTTGAATCATATGTTGGAGCGATTGTCGGGACCATGGTTCTCGGCGCCATATTTGCTGATCCCAATGTACCTGAAATTGGATTAGAAGCTGTTCTACTCCCCCTTTTCCTTGCTGCTGCGGGAATTGTAACATCAATTTTTGGGGCAACATTAGTTAGAGTTAAAGAGGGAGGAAATCCGCAAAAAGCTCTTAATCTAGGTGAATTCGCAGCAGCAGGTTTAATGCTGCTTGCATCATATATTATAATCAAAATTGTATTGCCCGAATCTTGGGTACATAATAATTTTACCTATACTCAGTTGGGTATTTTTTCCGCCACTGTAATTGGGTTGGTTGCTGGTGTTTTAGTTGGACTGGTTACTGAGTATTACACCAGTACAGATCACGCACCTGTAAAATCAATAGCAAATCAATCTATAACCGGAGTAGCAACAAATATTATTTCCGGATTAGGCGTTGGAATGATCTCAACAGCAATTCCAATTCTAATTATAGCCGCAGCAATAATTGGTTCTTATTTATCATCAAATTTATACGGAATTGCAATCGCCGCACTGGGTATGCTTTCCACAACAGGTATTCAATTAGCGGTTGATGCCTACGGTCCAATTTCAGATAATGCTGGTGGAATTGCTGAGATGTCGGAGTTACCAAAAGAAGTTCGAGAGAGAACCGATAAACTTGACGCTGTTGGAAATACTACCGCTGCCATTGGAAAGGGATTTGCGATTGGCTCTGCTGCGTTAACAACTTTAGCATTATTCTCAGCTTACATGCATCAGGCAGAAATAAGCTCTATTGATATTTCGAACCCGATCATTATGGCCGGATTATTTGTTGGTGCAATGCTGCCATTTTTATTTTCAGCTTTATCGATGAATGCAGTTGGAAAGGCGGCTAAACAAATGATTATCGAAGTTGGGAGGCAATTTCGAGAAATTAAGGGTTTAAGAGAGGGAACCGCAAAGGCTGAATACTCTAAATGTGTTGAAATTTCAACTCAGGCTGCAATCAAAGAAATGATAATTCCCGGGATTTTAGCTGTAAGTATTCCCGTAATTGTTGGGTTCACAAATAAGGAAATGCTTGCCGGTTTATTAGGGGGAGTAACAACTAGCGGCGTTTTATTGGCAATTTTTCAATCAAATGCTGGTGGAGCATGGGATAATGCTAAAAAACTTATTGAAAGTGGAATTATGATCGATGGATTTCACTATTCGAAAGGAACTGACGCGCATAAGGCTGCGGTTGTTGGGGATACTGTTGGTGATCCATTTAAGGATACCTCAGGTCCTTCTTTGAACATTCTAATAAAACTTATGTCGGTAGTATCTTTAGTTATTGCACCGTTAATAAAATAA
- a CDS encoding ribose-phosphate pyrophosphokinase, with the protein MQSEAQPLIYSGSSNPLLTQKICDHLKLSQGSLDIQRFSDGEIWVKYGDNIRGREVFIVQSTNPPSENLMELLIMIDAAKRASAKKVTAVIPYFGYARQDRKDQPRVAITAKLIANLITVAGADRVITMDLHAAQIQGFFDIPFDHLYASIVFTGLFKEQSNKLVVVSPDIGGIKLARSYARRLHAGLVVIDKRRPKPNIAEVMNIIGDVEGKDVLLVDDLIDTGGTFVNAVIALRKCGAKKIYGAVTHALLSGHALKKIEESEIEKLYVTDSIQINGVVSDKIVVRSASEILANAIIRSFRNESISSLFEIDKDKIDN; encoded by the coding sequence ATGCAATCTGAAGCTCAACCTTTAATTTATTCTGGGTCATCCAATCCTCTACTAACCCAAAAAATCTGCGACCACCTGAAATTAAGTCAAGGTAGTTTAGATATTCAGCGTTTCAGCGATGGTGAGATTTGGGTTAAGTATGGTGATAACATTCGCGGAAGAGAAGTCTTTATTGTTCAGTCAACTAACCCTCCATCAGAAAATTTGATGGAACTATTGATAATGATTGATGCCGCAAAACGAGCCTCAGCAAAAAAAGTTACGGCGGTAATCCCCTATTTTGGCTATGCTCGTCAAGATAGAAAAGATCAACCGAGAGTTGCTATCACAGCAAAATTAATAGCTAATTTAATTACTGTCGCCGGAGCGGACCGTGTAATTACTATGGACTTACACGCGGCGCAAATTCAAGGTTTCTTTGATATTCCATTTGATCACCTATATGCCTCAATTGTGTTTACTGGTTTATTTAAAGAACAATCGAACAAACTTGTTGTTGTTTCTCCTGATATTGGAGGAATTAAGCTGGCTCGTTCTTACGCCAGAAGATTGCATGCTGGACTCGTTGTGATTGATAAACGAAGACCAAAGCCAAACATTGCAGAGGTGATGAATATTATTGGTGATGTGGAAGGAAAGGACGTTCTGTTGGTTGATGATTTAATTGATACTGGGGGTACTTTTGTTAATGCTGTAATTGCATTAAGGAAATGTGGCGCAAAAAAAATATATGGTGCTGTTACTCATGCTCTTTTATCGGGTCATGCGCTCAAAAAAATTGAAGAATCTGAAATTGAAAAATTATATGTAACCGATAGCATTCAAATTAATGGGGTAGTTAGCGATAAAATTGTTGTTAGATCTGCGTCTGAAATTTTAGCAAATGCTATAATTCGTTCTTTTAGAAACGAATCAATTAGTTCACTTTTTGAAATTGATAAAGATAAAATAGATAATTAG